The following proteins come from a genomic window of Deinococcus depolymerans:
- a CDS encoding RES family NAD+ phosphorylase — protein sequence MEPFTLLPASLTPPAGYVTFFRFVRRHRVTTPITAVYVSPSSNRWNELGQPAVYASSSRALAEAEVLKSVSATILQAALVPILVHVPSELIQTLPDDQYPGDWNHNPHPTSTQTIGGGWLNAMRGLALRVRSERDPHQYNVIINPRHQDAVRILTCVDPNWPRR from the coding sequence ATGGAACCGTTCACTCTCCTGCCGGCCTCACTCACACCACCTGCGGGGTACGTTACGTTCTTCCGCTTCGTCAGAAGGCACCGCGTGACTACTCCGATCACTGCCGTGTACGTGTCCCCGAGTTCCAACCGCTGGAATGAGCTCGGCCAACCGGCGGTTTACGCAAGTTCGAGCAGGGCGCTCGCCGAGGCAGAGGTTCTCAAAAGCGTCTCGGCGACGATCTTACAGGCTGCTCTCGTTCCCATCCTCGTCCACGTCCCTAGTGAACTGATTCAGACGCTACCGGATGACCAGTATCCAGGTGACTGGAATCACAATCCTCACCCTACCTCCACGCAGACCATAGGAGGTGGGTGGCTCAATGCCATGCGCGGCCTCGCCCTGCGCGTACGATCGGAGCGAGACCCGCATCAGTACAACGTCATCATCAACCCTCGCCACCAAGACGCCGTGCGAATACTCACGTGCGTTGATCCTAATTGGCCGCGCAGGTAA
- a CDS encoding antitoxin Xre-like helix-turn-helix domain-containing protein — protein MMIDSPSQLIDKITHGLPFSAMENLQKALSVSNSELLKITHMSRTTYNRRKEMGELSLGESNIIFRYAQIYALALRVFEDPKLVDSWLTSELDVFSGKTPLEYSVTEPGAAYVNNVLINLDQGNFMA, from the coding sequence ATGATGATCGACAGCCCTTCTCAGCTTATCGATAAAATCACTCATGGCTTACCTTTTTCTGCTATGGAAAACCTGCAAAAAGCTTTAAGTGTTTCAAACTCTGAGCTTCTAAAAATCACTCATATGTCTCGGACGACATATAACCGCAGAAAAGAAATGGGTGAGCTTAGCCTTGGGGAATCAAATATAATATTCAGATATGCACAAATATATGCTCTTGCCCTTCGAGTATTTGAAGACCCCAAGTTGGTTGATAGCTGGCTGACGAGCGAGCTTGACGTTTTCAGTGGTAAGACACCTCTTGAATATTCAGTAACTGAGCCTGGGGCTGCCTATGTTAATAATGTTCTAATTAATCTTGATCAAGGTAATTTTATGGCATAA